The following proteins are encoded in a genomic region of Rhodospirillales bacterium:
- a CDS encoding D-galactarate dehydratase — protein sequence MAKRSKGNGKPSRDLKNLTFWGYKRENGRVGVRNHVIILPLDDLSNAACEAVANNIKGTLALPHPYGRLQFGEDLELHFRTLIGTGSNPNVAAAVVIGIEPGWTKRVVDGIAKTGKPVAGFAIEQNGDIATIAAASRKAKEYVQWASEKTRVECRLRDLWVSVKCGESDTTSGLASNPTVGNFIDKLDPFGVTTCFGETSEITGAEKVCATRGKTPEAGNKFLKTWQAYMDEVIEPYKTSDLSESQPTKGNIEGGLTTIEEKAFGNLEKIGKKTRYVDVLGPAEAPRKGPGLYFMDTSSAAAECVTLQAAAGFAVHLFPTGQGNVIGNPIEPVIKITANPRTVRTMSEHIDVDVSGLLRREMTLDEAGDALIDMTIRVCNGRLTAAEALGHREFVLTKLYRSA from the coding sequence ATGGCCAAACGCAGCAAGGGTAACGGCAAGCCGTCCCGCGATCTCAAGAACCTGACCTTCTGGGGCTACAAGCGCGAAAACGGCCGCGTCGGCGTGCGCAACCACGTGATCATCCTACCGCTCGACGATCTTTCGAACGCCGCGTGCGAAGCAGTCGCCAACAACATCAAGGGCACGCTGGCGCTGCCGCACCCCTACGGGCGGCTCCAGTTCGGCGAGGACTTGGAGTTGCACTTCCGCACCCTGATCGGCACAGGGTCGAACCCGAACGTCGCCGCCGCCGTGGTCATCGGCATCGAGCCGGGCTGGACCAAGCGTGTGGTCGACGGCATCGCCAAAACCGGCAAACCGGTCGCGGGCTTCGCCATCGAACAGAACGGCGACATCGCCACCATCGCCGCCGCCAGTCGCAAAGCAAAGGAATACGTCCAGTGGGCGAGCGAAAAGACGCGGGTCGAATGCCGCCTTCGCGATCTCTGGGTCTCGGTCAAGTGCGGCGAATCTGACACCACTTCGGGGCTCGCGTCCAACCCGACCGTCGGCAACTTCATCGACAAGCTCGATCCGTTCGGCGTGACCACGTGTTTCGGCGAAACCTCCGAAATCACCGGCGCGGAAAAGGTCTGCGCGACCCGCGGCAAGACCCCAGAAGCGGGCAACAAGTTCCTCAAGACCTGGCAAGCCTACATGGACGAGGTGATCGAGCCCTACAAGACCTCGGACTTGTCCGAAAGCCAGCCGACCAAGGGCAACATCGAAGGCGGCCTCACCACCATCGAGGAGAAGGCCTTCGGCAATCTGGAAAAGATCGGCAAGAAGACGCGCTATGTCGACGTACTGGGTCCGGCGGAAGCGCCGCGCAAGGGGCCCGGGCTCTATTTCATGGACACATCCTCGGCGGCGGCCGAATGCGTGACCTTGCAGGCGGCGGCCGGTTTCGCCGTGCATTTGTTCCCGACCGGGCAGGGCAACGTCATCGGCAATCCGATCGAGCCGGTCATCAAGATCACAGCCAACCCGCGCACGGTCCGCACCATGAGCGAGCACATCGACGTGGACGTGTCGGGCCTGCTGCGCCGGGAAATGACGCTCGACGAAGCGGGCGACGCCCTGATCGACATGACCATCCGGGTCTGCAACGGCCGCTTGACCGCGGCCG
- a CDS encoding flagellar biosynthesis protein FlgA, whose amino-acid sequence MAAPHFLVHDSKDTVGVVVVEGVKAGQMLTGWVMETDATIKIKALDAIPLGHKIALKAIKKGDAIIKYGHDIGKAVAPIGVGRHAHVHNVKTKRW is encoded by the coding sequence GTGGCGGCACCGCATTTTCTGGTACACGATTCCAAGGATACGGTCGGCGTGGTGGTGGTCGAGGGCGTCAAAGCCGGTCAGATGCTGACCGGCTGGGTGATGGAGACCGACGCGACCATCAAGATCAAGGCGCTGGATGCGATTCCGCTCGGCCACAAGATTGCGCTCAAAGCGATCAAGAAGGGCGACGCCATCATCAAGTACGGCCACGACATCGGCAAGGCGGTCGCCCCCATCGGCGTCGGCCGGCATGCGCACGTCCACAACGTCAAGACCAAAAGGTGGTGA
- a CDS encoding hydroxyacid dehydrogenase yields the protein MERRSAHCRSVGSRGSAAAHVFPVEKKLKIVFQYDAGAGLSRKLAALAAEDFEIASCEETDHARFLELMAEAEALWHVLMPITGDVIAASPRLRFIQKVGVGLNTIDLAAAKARGIAVCNMPGTNSRAVAEMTLLLMLAALRRVAWFDSRTREGRGWPLPTEVQDQLGEIAGRTVGLVGFGAVPRLIAPVLKAMGAKVLYTARAPKADVIAEWRALDDLLAESDVVSLHAALTDQTQGLIGARAIQRMKPGAVLVNTARGALVDEAALVEALKSGRLGAAGIDVFAAEPAGAGHPLFALPNVVVAPHVAWLTVETLDRSLAVAVENCRRLRAGKPLLHQVV from the coding sequence ATGGAACGAAGGTCTGCGCATTGCCGATCTGTTGGGTCGCGCGGATCTGCCGCCGCGCACGTCTTTCCCGTGGAGAAAAAATTGAAGATCGTTTTTCAATACGACGCCGGAGCCGGCCTTTCCCGCAAACTCGCGGCGCTTGCCGCCGAGGACTTCGAGATCGCTTCGTGCGAGGAAACCGACCATGCGCGCTTCCTCGAATTGATGGCGGAAGCCGAGGCGCTGTGGCACGTGCTGATGCCGATCACGGGGGACGTGATCGCGGCCTCGCCCCGGCTCCGCTTCATTCAAAAAGTGGGGGTCGGACTCAACACCATCGATCTCGCGGCGGCAAAGGCGCGCGGGATCGCGGTCTGCAACATGCCCGGGACCAACAGCCGGGCGGTTGCGGAAATGACTCTTCTCTTGATGTTGGCGGCGCTGCGCCGAGTTGCCTGGTTCGACTCCCGTACCCGGGAGGGTCGCGGCTGGCCGCTGCCGACCGAGGTTCAGGATCAACTCGGCGAAATCGCCGGGCGCACCGTCGGCTTGGTCGGTTTCGGCGCGGTGCCGAGGCTAATTGCCCCGGTCCTCAAGGCGATGGGGGCGAAGGTGCTTTACACCGCGCGCGCGCCGAAAGCGGACGTGATCGCCGAATGGCGCGCGCTCGACGACCTGCTCGCCGAATCCGATGTGGTTTCGCTGCACGCGGCGCTGACCGACCAAACCCAGGGCCTGATCGGGGCACGGGCCATCCAACGGATGAAGCCGGGTGCGGTGCTCGTCAACACCGCGCGCGGGGCGTTGGTGGACGAAGCGGCGCTGGTCGAAGCCCTCAAGTCCGGCCGGCTCGGCGCCGCCGGGATCGACGTGTTCGCGGCCGAACCCGCCGGGGCCGGGCATCCCCTGTTCGCGCTGCCGAACGTGGTGGTGGCTCCCCATGTCGCGTGGTTGACGGTCGAAACCCTCGACCGCAGTCTCGCGGTCGCGGTCGAAAATTGCCGCCGGCTTAGGGCGGGAAAACCCCTGCTGCATCAAGTTGTTTAA
- a CDS encoding phosphopyruvate hydratase produces MKTAIASVRGRRIWDSRGRPTVEAEIELEGGARGRAIAPSGASTGSAEARDRRDGGQAFGGLDVTGALAAVNGEIAKALVGCDAADQEGLDRSLIALDGTKDKSRLGGNALIAVSMAAAHAAAAAEGVPLWRYLSGSRECRLPLPEIQIFGGGAHASRRVDVQDFMVIAVGADDYVQALDWTAEVYRAAGALMADAGLLQGVADEGGFWPAFANNEAAIEMTVRAIERAGFTPGRDLALSLDIAASQFGRGGRYRLARDGRELSSNELAETLLGWLARYPIVAIEDPLAEDDLDGLARFTRKAGPRVQVVGDDCLVTSAERIRAAAARGACNATLLKPNQAGTLTEAKEALAAARAAGWGAIVSARSGETEDATIVHLAVGWGVDQLKVGSFSRSERMAKWNEGLRIADLLGRADLPPRTSFPWRKN; encoded by the coding sequence GTGAAAACCGCCATCGCGTCCGTCCGTGGTCGCCGAATATGGGATTCGCGCGGGCGGCCCACGGTCGAAGCCGAGATCGAACTCGAAGGCGGCGCTCGTGGCCGGGCCATCGCACCCTCCGGCGCGTCTACGGGCAGCGCCGAAGCGCGCGACCGGCGCGACGGCGGCCAAGCCTTCGGCGGACTCGATGTGACGGGCGCGCTCGCCGCCGTGAACGGGGAAATCGCCAAGGCGCTCGTCGGATGTGACGCCGCCGATCAGGAAGGACTCGATCGTTCGCTGATCGCTCTCGACGGCACCAAGGATAAGTCGCGGCTCGGGGGCAATGCCCTGATCGCGGTTTCCATGGCGGCGGCGCACGCCGCGGCGGCGGCAGAAGGGGTGCCGCTTTGGCGTTATTTGTCGGGCAGCCGGGAATGCCGCCTACCGCTTCCGGAAATTCAGATCTTCGGTGGCGGCGCTCATGCGAGCCGTCGGGTCGACGTCCAGGATTTCATGGTGATCGCGGTCGGCGCCGACGATTACGTCCAGGCCCTCGATTGGACGGCGGAGGTTTATCGCGCGGCCGGTGCGTTAATGGCGGACGCCGGGCTTCTTCAGGGCGTCGCCGACGAAGGGGGGTTCTGGCCCGCCTTCGCGAACAACGAAGCGGCGATCGAAATGACCGTGCGCGCGATCGAGCGCGCTGGATTCACCCCCGGGCGCGATCTCGCCCTTTCCCTCGACATCGCCGCGTCGCAGTTTGGCCGCGGCGGGCGTTATCGGTTGGCGCGCGACGGGCGCGAGTTGTCGAGCAATGAACTCGCGGAAACGCTGCTTGGTTGGCTCGCGCGCTATCCGATCGTCGCGATCGAGGATCCGCTCGCCGAGGACGATCTGGATGGACTCGCGCGGTTCACCCGCAAGGCGGGCCCCCGCGTCCAGGTGGTGGGCGACGATTGCCTGGTCACGAGCGCCGAACGCATCCGCGCCGCGGCCGCCCGCGGCGCGTGCAACGCCACCCTGCTGAAACCGAACCAGGCGGGTACCCTGACCGAGGCCAAGGAAGCGCTCGCGGCCGCGCGGGCGGCGGGCTGGGGCGCGATCGTTTCCGCGCGCTCGGGCGAGACCGAGGACGCGACCATCGTCCATCTCGCGGTCGGCTGGGGCGTCGATCAGTTGAAGGTCGGTTCCTTTTCGCGCTCCGAGCGAATGGCGAAATGGAACGAAGGTCTGCGCATTGCCGATCTGTTGGGTCGCGCGGATCTGCCGCCGCGCACGTCTTTCCCGTGGAGAAAAAATTGA
- a CDS encoding aminoglycoside phosphotransferase family protein encodes MAAGENPLAEPLPGGVASDIWRVDLKRGTVCVKRALAKLKVAADWRAPVERNTFEAAWIETANRIAPGSAPRILGHDRAAGLFAMDYLSPATHRLWKEELRQGRADPAFAAAVGATLARIHAGTANDAQIAARFATDAIFRAIRLEPYLEAVARAHPDRAERLRALVERTAGTRVALIHGDVSPKNILIGPRGPVFLDAECAWYGDPAFDLAFCLNHFLLKCLWTPSAWGGFLQSFRSMAQAYLAGVNWEASAGLERRAAELLPGLFLARVDGKSPVEYLTETADKDKVRRVARALLVEPPARLDEVANAWSREIAA; translated from the coding sequence ATGGCGGCGGGCGAAAATCCATTGGCGGAACCTCTTCCGGGCGGCGTCGCTTCCGACATCTGGCGGGTGGATTTGAAACGGGGGACGGTCTGCGTCAAGCGCGCGCTGGCCAAGCTCAAGGTTGCGGCCGACTGGCGCGCGCCAGTCGAACGCAACACGTTCGAGGCGGCGTGGATCGAAACCGCGAACCGGATCGCGCCCGGATCGGCGCCGAGAATCCTCGGCCACGACCGCGCTGCCGGATTGTTCGCGATGGACTATCTTTCACCCGCGACCCATCGCTTGTGGAAGGAAGAGCTGCGCCAAGGCCGCGCCGATCCGGCGTTCGCGGCCGCGGTCGGAGCGACGCTCGCCCGCATTCACGCCGGCACGGCGAACGACGCCCAGATCGCCGCCCGCTTCGCGACCGACGCCATTTTCCGCGCGATCCGGCTGGAACCCTATCTCGAGGCTGTCGCGCGCGCCCACCCCGACCGGGCGGAGCGATTGCGGGCGCTGGTCGAGCGCACGGCCGGTACCCGCGTCGCTCTCATTCACGGCGACGTCAGCCCCAAGAATATCCTGATCGGCCCCCGGGGACCGGTGTTCCTCGACGCCGAGTGCGCCTGGTACGGCGATCCGGCGTTCGATCTCGCCTTCTGCCTCAACCATTTTCTGCTTAAGTGCTTGTGGACGCCGAGCGCCTGGGGCGGGTTCCTGCAATCTTTCCGATCGATGGCCCAGGCCTACCTCGCCGGCGTGAATTGGGAGGCCTCGGCCGGGCTGGAGCGCCGCGCCGCCGAACTGCTGCCCGGCCTTTTCCTCGCCCGGGTCGACGGCAAATCCCCGGTCGAATACCTGACCGAAACCGCCGATAAGGATAAAGTGCGCCGAGTGGCGCGTGCGCTGTTGGTTGAACCGCCCGCGCGCCTCGACGAAGTCGCAAACGCCTGGAGTCGGGAGATTGCCGCGTGA
- a CDS encoding YkgJ family cysteine cluster protein: MSDWRDQDGEGAPLAPEHEMGAAAEQAMRNRARPIELEIFDGIRTGRGEPVLPVRLKPEDVFAFRCHKGVACWNACCHDTDIILTPLDILRLSRRLKIRPREFLLQYAHPAIHEPSSLPVAKLNMRLEGTRAPCVFVHAADGCTVYADRPDACRYYPLGFATVKLRDGEGTANFHFLVKEVHCLGHAEDKLQSVAAFRREQGLDDNDRINRAWMDILMKMVSWRTLGGPGGRDIAPETRKMFFMLSTDVDSFRQFVFTTRFLASYQVEPATVERVKTDDELLLALGFDWMKSVMFNESTLALREDVLRRAIARQREDVGGA, encoded by the coding sequence ATGAGCGATTGGCGCGACCAGGACGGCGAAGGCGCCCCTCTTGCGCCCGAACATGAAATGGGCGCGGCGGCCGAACAGGCCATGCGCAACCGTGCCCGCCCAATCGAACTCGAAATCTTCGACGGCATCCGTACCGGCCGCGGCGAACCGGTGCTGCCGGTGCGCCTCAAGCCCGAAGACGTGTTCGCGTTCCGCTGTCATAAAGGCGTCGCGTGCTGGAATGCGTGCTGCCACGATACCGATATCATCTTGACGCCGCTCGATATCCTCCGGCTCAGTCGGCGCCTTAAAATCCGCCCGCGCGAATTCCTCCTTCAATACGCTCATCCGGCAATCCATGAACCCTCGAGCCTGCCGGTCGCCAAGCTCAACATGCGGCTGGAAGGGACGCGCGCGCCATGCGTCTTCGTGCACGCGGCCGACGGTTGCACCGTTTATGCCGACCGGCCCGACGCCTGCCGATACTACCCGCTCGGCTTCGCCACCGTGAAGCTGCGCGACGGGGAAGGTACGGCGAATTTTCATTTTCTCGTCAAGGAAGTCCATTGCCTTGGCCACGCGGAGGACAAGCTCCAGTCGGTCGCCGCCTTCCGGCGCGAGCAGGGGTTGGACGATAATGACCGGATCAACCGGGCCTGGATGGATATCCTGATGAAGATGGTGTCGTGGCGCACCCTTGGCGGCCCCGGCGGCCGGGATATCGCGCCTGAAACCCGGAAGATGTTCTTCATGCTTTCGACCGATGTCGATTCCTTCCGTCAATTCGTGTTCACGACCCGATTCCTTGCGAGCTACCAAGTTGAACCAGCGACGGTGGAAAGGGTGAAAACCGACGACGAATTGTTGCTCGCCCTCGGTTTCGACTGGATGAAGAGCGTGATGTTCAACGAGTCGACGCTTGCCTTGCGCGAGGACGTTCTGCGCCGGGCGATCGCACGCCAGCGCGAAGACGTGGGCGGTGCCTGA
- a CDS encoding adenylyl-sulfate reductase subunit alpha — MAERTFANPEVVEIATDILIIGGGMAACGAAFEARRWAPADMKVILVDKAAIERSGAVAQGLSAINTYVGKDNTPEDYVRMVHADLMGITRDDLVFDVGRHVDDTVHLFEEWGLPIWKDKGSEGIPLKDGGKPVRSGRWQVMINGESYKTIVAEAARKALGDDNIFEHVFIVKLLLDAHQPNRIAGAIGVSLREYKIYVFRCQTALLAAGGAVNIFRPRSTGEGMGRAWYPVWNAGSTYAMAIEAGAEMTMMENRFVPARFKDGYGPVGAWFLLFKSKATNGFGEDYVKKNAALLAEFTPYDKASTVPTCLRNHAMLKELKEGRGPIMMDTPSAMKALAAKMSPEQVKHLEAEAWEDFLDMCIGQAAFWAGMNIRPEETPSELMPTEPYLLGSHSGCCGIWVSGPEDLNSPKEWKWGYNRMTTVQGLFTAGDGVGASGHKFSSGSFTEGRIAGKAMVKFATDHRGFKPAFKKAITALVEEIYRPVRNYLEHKDKTTAEDVNPFYITPRMFQMRLQKAMDEYVAGTSTYYQTNGKLLAQGLHLLHMLKEDSAHMRAKDPHELLRAWENYHRLLTAEAHLRHILFREETRYPGFFYRADFPKLDEANWHCFVNSRMDPRTGQWTMMKKPWVGLVEHSTMKKAAE; from the coding sequence ATGGCCGAGCGCACATTCGCCAATCCCGAAGTCGTCGAAATCGCAACCGACATTTTGATTATCGGCGGCGGCATGGCCGCGTGCGGCGCCGCGTTCGAGGCGCGGCGCTGGGCGCCCGCCGACATGAAGGTAATCCTGGTCGACAAGGCCGCCATCGAGCGCTCGGGCGCGGTCGCCCAGGGCCTCTCCGCCATCAACACCTACGTCGGCAAGGACAACACGCCCGAGGATTACGTGCGCATGGTCCACGCCGACCTGATGGGCATCACCCGCGACGACTTGGTGTTCGACGTCGGCCGCCACGTGGACGACACCGTGCATCTGTTCGAGGAATGGGGCTTGCCGATCTGGAAGGACAAAGGCTCCGAGGGCATTCCCTTGAAGGATGGCGGCAAACCGGTCCGCTCGGGCCGCTGGCAGGTGATGATCAACGGCGAATCCTACAAGACCATCGTCGCCGAGGCCGCCAGGAAGGCGCTCGGCGACGACAATATCTTTGAGCACGTGTTCATCGTCAAATTGCTGCTCGACGCCCATCAACCGAACCGCATTGCCGGCGCCATCGGCGTGTCGCTGCGCGAGTACAAAATCTACGTCTTTCGTTGTCAGACAGCGCTGCTCGCCGCCGGGGGCGCGGTCAACATCTTCCGCCCGCGCTCGACCGGCGAAGGCATGGGCCGCGCCTGGTACCCGGTGTGGAACGCGGGCTCGACCTACGCCATGGCGATCGAGGCCGGCGCGGAAATGACGATGATGGAAAACCGCTTCGTCCCCGCCCGCTTCAAGGACGGCTACGGTCCGGTCGGCGCGTGGTTCCTGCTGTTCAAATCGAAGGCGACCAACGGCTTTGGCGAGGACTACGTCAAGAAAAATGCCGCGCTGCTCGCCGAGTTCACGCCCTACGACAAGGCCTCGACGGTGCCGACGTGCCTGCGCAACCACGCCATGCTCAAGGAACTGAAGGAGGGGCGCGGGCCGATCATGATGGATACGCCCTCGGCGATGAAGGCGCTGGCGGCCAAGATGTCGCCCGAGCAGGTCAAGCACCTGGAAGCCGAGGCGTGGGAGGATTTCCTCGACATGTGCATCGGCCAGGCTGCGTTCTGGGCGGGCATGAACATCCGACCCGAGGAAACGCCGTCCGAACTGATGCCGACCGAGCCCTATCTGCTCGGCAGCCATTCCGGCTGCTGCGGCATCTGGGTGTCGGGGCCCGAGGACTTGAACTCGCCCAAAGAGTGGAAGTGGGGCTACAACCGCATGACCACGGTCCAGGGCCTGTTCACCGCCGGCGACGGGGTCGGCGCGTCCGGTCACAAGTTCTCGTCAGGCTCCTTCACCGAAGGACGCATCGCCGGCAAGGCAATGGTCAAGTTCGCCACCGACCACAGGGGATTCAAACCCGCGTTCAAGAAGGCGATCACGGCCCTGGTCGAGGAGATTTACCGTCCGGTCCGTAATTACCTGGAGCACAAGGACAAGACCACGGCGGAGGACGTCAATCCGTTCTACATCACGCCGCGCATGTTCCAGATGCGCCTGCAAAAAGCGATGGACGAATACGTGGCCGGAACGTCCACCTATTACCAGACCAATGGCAAGCTGCTGGCCCAGGGGCTGCACCTGCTCCACATGCTGAAAGAGGACAGCGCCCATATGCGCGCCAAGGACCCGCACGAACTGTTGCGCGCGTGGGAGAACTATCACCGCTTGCTCACCGCCGAGGCTCATCTTCGTCACATCCTGTTTCGCGAGGAAACCCGCTACCCCGGTTTCTTCTACCGGGCGGATTTCCCGAAGCTCGACGAGGCCAACTGGCATTGCTTCGTCAATTCGCGCATGGACCCCAGAACCGGCCAATGGACAATGATGAAGAAGCCTTGGGTCGGCCTGGTCGAGCACTCGACCATGAAAAAAGCGGCGGAATAG
- the aprB gene encoding adenylyl-sulfate reductase subunit beta, with protein sequence MPTFVWTEKCDGCKGADGGPACVYICPHDLMKLDAGRGKAFNQEPDQCWDCQCCVKACPQQAVEVRPGADYVPMGGAAIPVRSDNAIEWTIKFRDGEVKRFTFPVRTTPEGSIDPYRGKPAAGNLKDQLLFTEVGRTLPVL encoded by the coding sequence ATGCCGACATTCGTTTGGACTGAGAAGTGCGACGGCTGCAAGGGTGCCGACGGCGGACCCGCGTGCGTGTACATCTGTCCGCACGACCTGATGAAGCTCGACGCCGGGCGGGGGAAAGCCTTCAACCAGGAGCCCGACCAGTGCTGGGATTGCCAGTGCTGCGTCAAGGCTTGCCCCCAGCAGGCGGTCGAAGTGCGGCCCGGCGCCGACTATGTGCCCATGGGCGGCGCCGCGATCCCGGTGCGCAGCGATAACGCCATCGAGTGGACAATCAAGTTCCGCGACGGTGAGGTGAAACGCTTCACGTTTCCCGTCCGCACCACGCCGGAAGGCAGCATCGACCCCTACCGGGGCAAGCCGGCGGCGGGAAACCTGAAGGATCAGCTTCTGTTCACCGAGGTCGGCCGAACGCTTCCCGTTCTCTGA
- a CDS encoding peptidylprolyl isomerase encodes MREAIQNNKYVELAYRVIDKKSGEILIAVEFPIGYVHGANDILMPSVTKDLEGKAAGDVVEVSFNGDQIYGARDESLVFTDYIENVPEEYRKVGTTIMAENDKGKARSFIVTRIDDKTLTLDGNHPLCGREIVFKLEILNVRDATEEEIEAGGPVGVEPDVNRSLLMPI; translated from the coding sequence ATGAGAGAAGCGATTCAGAACAACAAATATGTCGAGCTGGCGTACCGGGTGATCGACAAGAAATCGGGCGAAATCCTGATCGCGGTCGAATTCCCGATCGGCTACGTGCACGGTGCCAACGATATCTTGATGCCTTCCGTCACCAAGGACCTCGAAGGCAAGGCCGCGGGCGACGTCGTCGAGGTGTCGTTCAACGGCGATCAGATTTACGGCGCCAGGGACGAATCGCTGGTGTTTACCGATTACATCGAAAACGTTCCCGAAGAATACCGGAAAGTCGGCACCACCATTATGGCCGAGAATGATAAGGGCAAAGCCCGCAGCTTCATTGTTACCCGGATCGACGACAAGACGCTGACCCTTGACGGCAACCATCCGCTGTGCGGCCGGGAAATCGTTTTCAAGCTGGAGATTCTTAACGTTCGCGACGCCACGGAAGAGGAAATCGAAGCAGGCGGACCCGTTGGCGTGGAGCCGGACGTCAATCGATCACTGTTGATGCCGATTTAG